GTGGTAGGGCCACTCCAGGCAAACCAGGTCTGATCCAGCCCCGCGCGGATTTCTTCCATGCGTGGGGCGGCATAGGCATCATTGATGATCCCGGCCCATTCGGTAATGATGTCGATCAACGCCTGTTTCTGCGCCGCGGTCAGCGCGTCTCCCCTGATGCCTTCGGGCACGAGGGTTTCACCGTCATGGCCTGGTCCCTGCACAAGGTCCTTGACCGCATAGGGTAGGATGGCCTGACCGCGTTGCGCGGTATCGAGCAAATCCAGCAGGGCAAACGCCTTGTCATTTTCGCCTGCCAGTACGCGCACGGTTTTTCCATCACGCTGGTACAGGGCGGGTTGCGCGCCCGTCAGGGTCGGGGTCATCACGCCGTGCGGGCCGTCAATCACGATATTCAGGCCCAGGTGATGACCACCGAACTGCACCATCCATGGCGCTGTTGCGGAAGGTTCGCCAAAAATCGCAAGGGTATAGACCGCCTCGCCCGAGGCGAACGGCGTGCCACTATCGGCAAGGGCCTGGTCGGAACCCATGATGTCGCGCACCTTCTGGTAGCCCTGTGCGCTCAGCAGGGCCTGGAGCAGGTGCAGGGCGGCGGTATGCTGCGCGGGTGTCAGCCGTCCCATCTGCAAACCGGGGCGCGGCACGTCACTGACGGGATAGTTGGACCACACCGCCGTGCCGTAGCGCTCGCCCACAAAGCCCCCCGGTGGCCCCATGCCCGGCCCGCGTTCCATCGGTGCGGTGGCCTGGGCATCGGTCACGGGCAATGCGGGCTGGTCCGGCGCACTCCTGCGGAAGCGGGCGAGCGTGCCGGATTTCTGTGCGACAAAGGGAAACTGGATTGCAGCGCGGTCGTGGACATTGAAGCGGGCGAGAAAGGAGCGGGCGGCGATCACGGCCGCACGCGTCTGGCTGGTGGGTGCGTCCCCTGCTGTTGCCAGGGCGGACGAAGGGGACGGTGCACCATGGGCAAAGGCGGGAAGAGTGGCCAGGAACAGGCAGCCGAGTATCCACAGTCCGTGCTTCATTCCGTCATCACTTCGTCCCTGAAGGGCTGCCTGAATGGCCAGTCCGGCAAACATCCTGTCATCATAAGAAAGTTTTTGGTGAAGCTTTTTTCAAAAAAGCTTCAGAAAGCCCCAGGCGCACGGGGCCGGGGCTGAAACGTGCCGCTGAATCCGGCGGGCATGCGCAACGGCATGCACAGGGGCCTGTGTGAAAACCACCGGGCATGTCCCTTCCGCAAATCGAAGTCATCGACTGCGGGAAATGGGGGTTGCCCGCCGCCTGCGTCTGAGGATCATGTGGCCGCATGAACACTGTCGCTCCTGCACAGGCGGCGGGTGGGCCGGTTATCCATGCCGCGCCGCCACGGCCTTCCTATATTCCGCCTTTTGGCCTGCGTACGGTCATTGGCTGTCTTGGCATGCTGCTGGCCGTGCATGTGGCGGGCTTTAACGAACATGTGACCGAGATCGGCCTGTCCGACATCCGGGGTGCGATGCATATCGGCCACGATGAGGGCACGTGGGTCATTGCCATCTACGAGGCATTCAACATCGCTGCCATGGCCTTCACGCCGTGGTTTTACATGACGTTCTCGATCTACCGCTTTTCCATTTTCATGACGGCGGCACTCGCCCTGTTTTCCATCCCTGCACCCTTCATGCCTGATGTGACATCGCTGTGCATCCTGCGGGCCTTCCAGGGGCTGGCGGGGGGATGCCTGCCGCCGGTGCTCATGACCGTCATGCTCAAATACCTCCCGCCCCAGATCCGCGTGTTCGGCATCGGGGGGTACGCCATGAGCGCCACATTCGGCCCCAATCTGGGCCTGCCGCTCGAGGCCTTCTGGTTTGAGCATGTCGGCTGGCACTGGCTGTACTGGGAGATCATTCCCACCGCCGCCCTGGCCATCGCCATGATGGCCTATGGCCTGCCGCGCGACCCGATGCATTTCGAGCGGTTCGAGAAATTCAACTGGCTTGGCATCCTTGTGGGGCTGCCAGCCATCTGCGCGCTGGTCATCGTGCTGTATCAGGGCGACCGGCTGGACTGGTTCCGTTCGCCCGTCATTACCGATCTTGCCTTCTGGGGTGGGGCGGCGTTCATCGTGTTCGTCATCAACGAGGCCTATCACCCCAGCCCGTATTTCAGGATCCAGTACTGGCGTTCGCGCAACATTCAGGCCTCGCTGCTGTCGCTGGTGGGCATTCTGGCCATCTGCTCCATCATGGGCAACATTCCGGCCACCTATCTTGAGGCCGTGCGTGGCTACCGGCCCATTCAGGCGGCCCCGGTCTCGCTGGTGGTGGCACTGCCGCAACTGATCATGCTGCCGCTGATTGCGGCCATCTGCAACAGGCGCAAGGTGGACTGCCGCTTCGTGCTGGCAGGCGGCATGCTGTGCCTTGCCGCTGCCGCGTGGCTGGGCACATGGCTGACGGTGGACTGGGTGCGCGACAATTTCTACCTGATCCAGATCCTGCAGGTCTTTGGCCAGCCCATGACCGTCATCCCTACGCTCATGCTGGCCACCATGGCCATGGGACCAGCCGACGGCCCGTTCATTTCGGGCATGGTCAACATGCTCAAGGGGCTGGCCAATGCCGTGGCCTTCGCCCTGTTCGGCGCACTGACCCGGCGGCGCGAGCAGTATCATTCCACCATGCTGCTTGACCACCACGGCACGCATCAACTGGCCCTGCAGGGCATGGGCGATCCCATTAACGGCCAGCTTGCCGCCACCTCGCCCGATAGCGCCCATGTGGCCCGCAACACGCTGCAGGTCTTTCATACCTATGTGCATGAGCAGGCGCTCGTGCTGGCTCTGAACGATATCTACTACATCCTCATCTGGGTCTGCCTTGGCTACGCGGTCATGAATCTCATCCTGCCGCACCGCGTCTATCCGCCGCAGGCCCCTTCACCCGATACTCCTGCCCGTTAATCCGGAATTACTGATCATGATTTACAAGAAACCGCTGCTTTACGCCGGCTGTGCCGCAGCCGTGCTGGCCCTTGTGGCATGGGGGGGCACGCGTCTGGTCAATGGTGATGGCATCAACCAGTACACCAACGATGCTTACGTTACGGCAGACTTCCCCACGGTGGCCCCCAAGGTTTCGGGCCGTATCGACCGGGTGATTGCGCAGGATAACGAGCAGGTGCATGCGGGCGAGGAACTCGCCCATATCGAGGATGACGACTACCGCGCTGCCCTTGAGGTGGCACGCGGCAACAGGCAGGCGGCGCAGGGTGATGTTGCCAATCTTGAGGCTGAAATCGCGCGTCAGGATTCCGTCATCGCACAGGCGCACGCCGCCGTGCTGGCCGATCAGGCGGACCTGATGTTCGCGCGCCAGAATGCCACGCGGTACCGCAACCTGTCCTCCGGCGGGGCGGGCACGATCGAGCAGAAACAGCATTCCGAGGCGCAGGAGAAGGAAGCCGAGGCCGCCATCGCCCGCGACCAGGCCGGGGTGGATGCCGCCACGCGCCAGGTAGCGGTGCTGCAGGGCCAGCTTGAACGTGCGCGCGGCGTGCTGGTGCGCACGCAGGGTGACGAGAAGCAGGCCGAACTCAACCTGTCCTACTGCACCATTCCCGCACCGATGGATGGCGTGGTGGGTGAACGTGGCGTGCGTGTGGGTAATTACGTACATCCGGGCACGGGCATATTGGCTGTAGTACCCGTACACGCGGCCTATGTGCTGGCCAATTTTCAGGAAACGCAGCTGACAAAGGTGCAGACCGGACAGCGCGCGACCATCTGGGTTGATACCTTTCCCGGTCACCCGCTCAAGGCGCATGTTGACTCATTGGCCCCCGCTACCGGCGTGGCGTTTGCGCCCATCCAGCCCGATAACGCGACCGGCAACTTCACCAAGGTGGTGCAGCGCATTCCGGTCAAGCTGACATTCGACCCTGACCAGCCCTTGGCCGACAAGGTACGCGTTGGCATGTCGGTCGAGGCGAATATCGATACATCTTCCGCGCCTGAAGGCCCGCATGCCAATGATGCCCGTTATGTCTGGCAGTAAGGCCATGAAGCGTATTCTTCTAGCGGGATTTTCGGTTGTGGTGCTGGCGGGCTGCACGGTCGGCCCCAACTACCACAAGCCGCAGGTCAAGGCGCCCGCGCAGTGGCGTACCACCCAGCCACCGGCGGAAAGTCAGGTCACCATGGCCACGACCGACCCGCACTGGTGGACGCTGTTCAACGACCCCATCCTGACCCGGCTGGAAAACGAGGTGGCCAGCGCCAACCTTGACCTCAAGGCGGCCAGCCTGCGGCTGATGCAGAGTGTTGCCGAGCGGCGCATTGCCAGCGCAGCCCAGTTGCCGCATGCCGAAGCCAATGCCTCCTACGGGCGCGAGCGGGCCTCCACCAACGGCGTGCTCGGGCTGCTGGGCACCATGGAGCGCGAGGGCACGGGCTCGGTGGCCTCGGGCACGCAGGGTTTTGGCCCCACGGCGCTGCCGGGTAGTGTGGGCAACCCATCTTTCAACCTGCCGCAATATGGCATGAACGCCTCGTGGGAGGTTGACCTGTGGGGGCATGTGCGCCGGCAGGTGGAAGCCGCCACCGCCGCCATGCACGCTACCGAGGAAATGCGGCGCGACACGCTTGTATCGCTCATGGCCGAGACCGCGCAGGACTATATCGACCTGCGCGCTACACAGGTGCAGCTTGGCATTCTGGAACACAACATCGCAGTGGCCGAAAATAGTGTGCGGCTGACCACCCTGCGCTTTGAGCAAGGCGCTGCGACCCGGCTGGACGTGGCGGAGGCCACCGGGCAACTCCATACCTTCACATCCCGTCTCGCCCCGCTCAGGGCGCAGGTCACGCACCGGCTCAATGCGCTGAGCTTTCTCGTGGCGCGTGAACCCGGCGCGCTTGATGCCGAACTCGGGCCGCCGGGCATCATTCCCGTCGTGCCGTCCACCATTCCCGTGGGCCTGCCCTCCCAGCTTGCCGAGCGCAGGCCCGATATCCGCATGGCCGCCGACCGGCTGCATGCGGCAACGGCCAGCATCGGGGTGGCGATTGCCGATTTCTTCCCCCGCGTCACGCTTTCGGGCAGCCTCGACGTGCAGGCGCTGCAGTTCAGCGGGCTGGGGTCATGGGCCTCGCGGCAGTATGGTTTTGGCCCCACCGCAACACTGCCTATCTTTGAGGGTGGCCGCCTGACCGGGCAATTGCACCTGCGCCGCGCCCAGCAGAAGGAGGCGGCCACCATGTTCCAGCGCACCGTGCTCAAGGCGTGGCAGGAGATTGATGATGCCATGGCCGACTTCACCGCAGCGCAGCGCCGCCGCGATGAACTGACTGAAGCCGTGCATGAGAACGAGATTGCGGTGGACACTGCCAAGGCGCAGTACGTGCAGGGATCATCCGACTTCCTCAATGTGCTGACATTGCAGAACGCGCTCCTGTCCTCACAGAGTGCTGAGGCGGATGCCACCGCTCATGTGGCGCTGTCGGTGACCAATCTCTACCGTGCGGTTGGCGGCGGGTGGGAGAGCCTCTACCCTGAAAAACAGAAGAAAACCCGCAAACATGCGTAAGGAGCGCTCATGATCACGATCCGGCATGCAGCCAGCCTTGGCACGGCCCATGATGGCGGGCAGGTGCTGCGCTGCCATTTCGCCTTTGCCGATTATGCCGATCCGGCGCATGGGCATGAGGGCCGCCTGCGCGCGGTCAATGCCTGCACGCTGCCTGCGGGCGAGACCTATCGCATCGGCCCGGAAGCGGCGGTGGATATCATGACATGGGTGGCCAAGGGCACACTGGCGACAGCTATGGACGGCTTTGCGCCCGATACACTCGGCACGGGCGGGTTGCACCTGGCCAGCACCGGCAGCGGTTGTGCACAACTGGCATGGCGCGCGGGCGGCCAGGGGGCTAGCTTCATCCAGTTCTGGTTTCTCGCTGACACGCAGGGCATGACCCCTGTGCAGGAGATGCGCCCGGCCCTGCCGGAACGCGAAGATGGCGGCTTTCGTATCCTTGCCTCTGGTTTCCCCGAAGATGACCCCGAGGAAGGCGAAAGCGTGGAAGATGGCGCGCCCGTCACCCTCGCCGCGCGTGCGCGGCTGCTGCATGCGGCCCTGCCGGGGGGTGAGGGGGCGGCTTACGGTACCGCGCCGGGGCGTGTGCTCTACCTGCTCGTAATATCAGGTTCCGTGCGGATCGGCACGCAGGGGCTGTCGGCAGGTGATGCGGCGGCTATCAGCGGACTGTCCGACATCACGGTCATGGCCGATGAAGCCGCCGTGGTGCTGCTCGCGGATGTCGCGGCCTGAGGCCCGTTACCTGACTGGCGTTCACGGCGTGCGGGCCATTGTGTAATGGAAGTCCACATCCGCTTCATGATAATTGGTTTTAAGGTGGGGGCTGGTTGGCAGGGCACGGTTCTGGCGGCTGTCTCGCAGGCGTTTGCATCCAGGTAATAAGAGCCGGTCGTTCTGGTCAACCGGTAGCGTGTCACCACGCCATCCCTGTCACGCGGAATGCAGAACCACATGGCACTCCACGCCACGACCCCCACCGCGCAGATCAGCCAGAACGCCATGCGCCATGAGGTGAGTTGCGCCACCACGGTGCCCATCGGCACGCCAAGGATCATGGCCAGCATCAGGCTCCAGTAACCCGGCGCGAGCATTGCCCGCAATGAAGATGCCCATGATCTGCACCATCTCCTGCAGGGGGCCGGGATCGGCTGGTATGGATCTGCCTGTGATAGGCGATGCACAATTGCTCAGGATATCCGAAAACATGAACATGGACCCGGTTTTGCGGCTGGGCAAAGGCTGGCCTCAGCTGCAGGATTTCCTGCACGCCATGGCCTTCCACCGGCATGAAAGCGGCTATGGAACGATGAAAGAAGGTTACGGACTGTATGGTATTCTCGTCCGTATCCTGCCGCTCAAATACCTTGCGGATATCACAGGCGGAGATCTGTGTTGCAAAGGCATGGCTGTGCAGGTTGGTGCCACCTCCCGTACCCTTGGCAATTCCGATGACCTGGTTGTGCCCGTTGAACAGCGTCGCGCCGGAGACGCCCGGCATCAGGGTGCCAGGGTCGGTAAACCACGCGTACATGATGCCTCCTGTAGAGCCGGGAGGCAATTTCTACCCCGCTGATCTGGTCATACGCGGGTGCGTGTGGCTGCATGTCGAGCAGGACCGCGCTATCACCCGGCAGGTCGGGCACGCCGGAGCCAGACTCCTGCGCCAGACGGCGTTCTGACACGATGATGGCGGAGGTCTGCCATGCTTCGCCCAGTTTGTGGCCAAACTGGCCAAGGACATAAATTCTGCCATGCATGCTGCCTTCAGCGTCTCGCGCTTGCCCTTGGGCACACGCTGCCCGTCAAAACACGAATGCTCCGCCACGATATCCGGCCCGCTCTGGTGCGGCATGTCCCTGTGGGAGATGGCAAACGGGCCAAGTTTGTGCGCAATGGTCACGGCCACGGAGTATGAGATGACGACAATCCAACGCAGCCAATGTCACCGTTCGCGTAAAAAGCGCCGGATCATGAGCCAGAAAAGGAATGGCGTGACGTGGCAGCAAGAAGACAGGCACCATGAGGGCCTTCATATCATGCGGGTGTGGTTCCGACCGCAAGGTATGATGTCGTGCCGCCTGCGGGTTATTCCCCCACAATCCATTCCACGCTGCCTTCCGCCTGCCCATCACCCAGATAGGGGCACAGGGCGGCAAGAATGGCCTGCGCTTCGTCTTCGAAGCGGAAAGGCGGGTTGGCGATCAGCAGCCCGCTGCCATTGAGGCGGGTCGGGTCGAGCGGGGGGCGCAGGGTCAGTTCAACCGCCAGCAGCTTGCGCTGCCCCGCATCCTTCAGCCCATTCATGAAGGCCCGCACCGGCGCACGGTGCTTGATGGGATACCACGCCGCCACGATTCCGGCCGGGAAACGCCTGCGCGCTGTCATGATGGCCCGCGCCAGACGGGCAAATTCATCCCGTTCTTCAAAAGGCGGGTCCATCAGCACCAGCCCGCGCTTTGCCTGCCGGGGCGGCAGCAGTGCGGTAATGGCCCCGTAGCCATCACGCCCATGCACCGCTACCTGTGCGTTATGGCGGAACAGCCGCCGCAGGTCGTGCTGGTCCTCGGGGTGGTGTTCGCAACAGGTCAGCGTATCATCGGGGCGGAGCAGGCGGGCTATGATTTCGGGCGAGCCGGGATAGAACAACTGCCCCTCATGCGCGCGCATCACGTCGTGCACGATGTCCAGCCAGGGGCCGAGGCTGGCCTGTTGCGCAACGCTCAGCGGGGCCTCGAGCAGGCGGCCGATGCCCTCGCGCCACTCGCCCGTGGCTTGGGCCTGCGGGCCGGACAGGTCATACAGCCCGATGCCGGCATGCGTATCGAGTACGGAAAAAGCCGAGGGCTTGCGGCATAGCGCCTTGATCAGGGCCACAAGCAGGGCGTGTTTCATGACATCGGCAAAGTTGCCGGCATGATAGCTGTGTCTGTAATTCAAGTCCGTCCTGCCAAAATGCGCTTACGGGCCCACTTCCCGCATGGCGGCAAGCGTTATCGTGCTTTTGGCATGGCTGTCCATCCCGGCCTGAGGCCCGGGGCTGTCTAACGCAGGAAGAAAGCCACCAGCGCCCACAGGGGCAGGGCCATCAGCAGGCTGAAAAAGATGCCACTCGCAGCGGAATACCGGCGGTGGGCAGGGGCAGGCACTGGCTGGGCAGCAGGTTGGGAAACTGTCCGTGTCAGAGCGATACCATCAAACGACATGCGCTTAGGGCCTTAGAAAACTGAAGGAAAGGGGAAAAGCACCCCCCAATTGTGGAGCAACACCACAATCTTGCCTTAAAAATAACATGATCTGCTGTCAATCAATTTTACTTAAAATGCCATCATTGCCGCCACCTGCATTCACGCAGATGGCCAGAAAAGTTGGCGTTAACAGATACTTCCATAAAATCCATGGTATCCGCCACCTGCCTGCAGGCCGCCTGTGCGGGCTGATATCCATGCCATGGGGCACGGGTCATGCCTCGAAATCCGGTCCGAACGCCATCTGTTGCGCCACGATTCCCGCCTGACGGGCGCCTAATGGGTGATGGCCTGCAGCTAACTGGTGTTCCGTCTGTCGTAGTCCCGCGCTGCGCAGGCGGCAACCAGCCGATCAGGTCAGGCTGATACGCGGCGGCAGGCTCTGCCCGTATCATCCGGCAGGGTGCCTGCCTTCTTTCATGCAATGCCACCGGGGGCACACGCTTTCTTTTGCTGCCTGCATGTCTGCGCCCTATATTTCATCATGTCAGGAGCGACAAGACAACGCGATTACCCTGACACGATAAGTATAAATGCATAAGTAATGCATTATACAGAACATATACCTGCATATAAATAGATCAGGGCCAGTCATCATGCCCTGACGAGAGGATCAGATCATGGTTTCCTCCAATGCACGCCTTCCGTCCGCCTGGACCATCGCCGATGCGCTGAAAGTGCATGCCGATGACCCCACAACCACAATGCCTGTCATTGCGCAGGATTTCCCTGTTATTGATGATGCCCTGTGGCAGTGGGACACCGGTGCCCTACGCCGCATCACGGGCGAGACGGTGACCTTCAAGGGCTGGTACGTCATGTGGTCGCTCGTGGCCGAACGCGCCCAGACAGGCGATGACGCGGCCGGCTGGCACAACCGCAATGCCTTTGCCTTTATTGGCTATTACTACAGCCGCAACGGTATTGACTGGACCTTTGGCGGTCGTCTGCTCAACACAAGCGCTGATCTGCGGCCCGATGAATGGTCGGGCAGCCTGATCATGCGGCAGGGCAGCGAGAATGTGGTCGACATGTTCTACACCTCCGTCAACACGGATGTGAACCAGAGCGTGCCGTCCGTTTCCTCCGGTACGATCCATGCCGATGACAGCGGTGTGTGGTTCGAGGGTTTTACGGCCACGACCGAGATGTTCTCGGCCGACGGGCTGCATTACGCCAATGCATCCCAGGATCCGTATTTCGACTTCCGCGACCCGCACCCCTTCATCAACCCCGCCGACGGGCAGGTCTACTGCCTGTTTGAAGGCAACGTGCCCGGCATGCGCGGCGACTTTGTCATTACCGACCGCGAGGCGGGCCACCTGCCGCCGGGCTACACCGTGGGCGAAGGGGCAGGCTATGGCGCCGCTGCCATCGGCATTGCGCGGCTGGTTTCCTCCTATGCGCAGGGTGATTTCTCGCGTTGGGAAATGCTGCCCGCCCTGGTCACCGCCCTTGGGGTGAACGACCAGACCGAACGGCCGCATGTGGTGTTCCGGAACGGGCTGACCTACGTGTTCACCATCAGTCACCACTCCACCTATACCGGTGGGCTGAACGGGCCGGACGGGGTGTACGGGTTCGTGTCGCGCCACGGCATTTTTGGCCCCTACACGCCGCTGAACAGCTCGGGGCTGGTGCTGGGCAATCCGTCTGCGGCGCCATACGAGACCTACAGCCACTTTGTCGACCCGATGGGCTACGTGCAGTCCTTCATCGACACGCTGCCTGCGCCCGGCACCGACCCGCAGGCTCCCGCAACCTACCGCATTGGCGGCACGCTTGCCCCCACGGTGCGCATTGTACTGGAGGATGACCGCACCTTCCTGACCGAGGTGCATGATTACGGGCAGATCTTCGCCTTTGACGAATGGGCCGCAAGCAACCAGCCCGATCCCCGTCCCGCCACCTGACACCAGCCACAGGGGAGGCCGCCTGACAAGGCGGTCTCCCTGCCGGAACCATGCGTCATGGACACCATGCTCACGACCCAGACCATCCTCTCTCTTCTGCCAGCCCGGTATGCCGCGGATGCGGTTGTCATCTTCTCCTTCCTCATTTCCGGCTGTGCGCTTGTCGCGCGCTTCTGGCGGCCGCCCGCAGCCGGGTCGAAATGGGTGGTCGTGTGGACCCTTGTGACCGCCATGGCGCAACTGCGTGGCTGGAACAGGCCTGCTGACAGGAAAGGGGATGTAACGGACAGGAAACCGTAAAGGAGTTTCTGGCAAAGCTTTTTTCAAAAAGCTTCAGAAGGATGCTGTCTTTTTTGAAAAAAGGCAGCATCCGGGAATCTTATCATTTTTCATCGATACAGGGCGGACATGATGCTGCGTAAACTTGGCTGCCACCCCGCCCAGAGGCGTGCGCGCCAGCCCATGCTTACAACCATGCGCGGCTTCATGACCCGCCGCGCGCCTCAGCACCTGATCCGTGACGGCATCGATCCCGCCCCGCTCATGCTGGGTAATGATGTGCTGGGTAACTGCACGGCGGCGGGTATAGGCAACCATATCCGTGCCACCGCGGCGCTTGCGGGCTATCAGGTGGTGGTGGATACGCCCGATGCCGTGCGGTTCTATGCGCTTTCCACCGGCTATGTGCCCGGCGACCCGGCTACGGATCATGGCGGGGCGGAAGTGGATGTGCTGACAACCGCCCTGCAACAGGGCTACGCGCTGGCCCGGCAGACCCTGTTTCCGCTATGGGGCACGCTGGAGCCTGCGGACCTCAATGCAGTCCGTAACGTAACAGCGGGGCTGTCAGCGGCCTATCTGGGCGTGCTGCTTGCCGTGGCGGATATGTGGACCGACACAGCCGGCAACCCGCCGCCGCTATGGGATACGCCAACACCCGCCGCGCGTGGCGACCCCACCCCCGGCAGCGCGGGTGGCCACTGCCTGCTGTTGTGGGACTATACCGGCACGGCCGACACGGATGTGGTGACGCTGCTGACATGGGGCACGCGGCAGAAGGCGACATGGCGCTGGGTGCGCTCACGCATCATGGAAGCCCATGGCCTGGCGTGGCGGCAACTGCTGCCTGCGGGCGCACTCAGCCCCACCCATCAGGACTGGGATGCCCTGGTCAGCGCCAATGAAGCCTATCTGGCTGGGCCCGAAGTGGTGTGAACAGCAAAAAGTTTTTGGCAAAGCTTTTTTCAAAAAGGCAGCGCTCAAAAACTTTTTATTTTTATGTGCTTCCGCTATACTTCATGAGGCTACAAAAAATTATGAAATATCTTATATCTGTACTGCTTGTTGCAGTATGCCTGTGGGGCTGCACACATGACAGGCCCGTGCAGACAACCATCCCTGCCGCCATGGCCGGGCTTGAAACCACGCTGGGGCAGGCGGGCATTGTATCTGTCTCGCACCCTGCCGACTGGACACAGCCGCAGGCTACGCGCTTTGCTGCCGCCATCCGGGCCGCCCAGTGCCGCCAGCACGTGGCGGACCCCGTTATCGGCGCGATTGTGGGTGATGTGACGCTCCAGCTATCAGGTAGTTTTACACATGGGGGGCAGTTCACCGTGGGGGCGCTGACCGCTTCACCCACCTTTGGCATCGCGGCAGATGCAAGCCGGACCACGAGCCAGCAGGTCAGTCTGCCGGTTTCCTACGCACCGCTTTCCTCCATGCCGGAGGTGGAAATGGCGCGGCAGGCGACTTATGAAACCACCCTGCTTGGCCAGAACGACGCCATACGCCACACCGAGGCCATGCGCCTGCTGACCGGGCGCGATGCATTGCGGCAGGTCACCGACGGGCTGATCCAGTCATGGCACGCGGATGACTGTGGGCCTGCCCAGCAGCCGCTGCGGCCTTTTGCCACGTTGCGGCGATAAGAGGCAGTTTGAAAAAGCAGGCCCAAGAATACCCTGAAATTATAAAAATTTTTGAGTGTCGCCTTTACTCAAAAAAGCGACGTCTTCTGAAGCTTGTATCTGATGGCAGAATTGCTGGACAGGCCGCATTTCTGCATGATTTTATGAAGTAAATGGCGGACTCGAAAGGATTCGAACCTTCGACCTTCGCCTTCGGAGGGCGACGCTCTATCCAGCTGAGCTACGAGTCCACTCACGCCTGCATACATCGCCACAGGGCGGAACGCCAGCCCCCAATCAGTAAAAATCATCGCGGCGCGATCGCGTCCATCCGTCCGGGCAGGATGGGCAGCGGGGCGTCGTGGCCTGCGGGTTCGGCCATCCATGCCGCCGTCGCTGCATCTCCGCCCGAGGGCAGGAAGCGCCCAGGGTGCAGGATCCAGCTGGTCATGTCCGCTGTCACCTTCTCGCCCGCCAGCCCGCGTGTCAGCAGGTGGTAGCCGTTGGGTATGTAATCCAGCCGCGTGCCCGCTGGCATGTGCCGCCACGCCCGCGCCATGGCGGCAGCGGGCACGATCTGGTCGCACCCGCCATACACCACCAGCACGGAGCCATGCATATGGGTGCTGGCATGGGCGGCCTGGTGCATGAGGTCGGTCAGTCCGGCGAGCGCGGTGGTGGATGTGTCACGCAGGGTCAGCGGGTCGTAATACAGGCGGGCAAGGGCCAGCTGGTCGTCGGCTGCGGTCACGTGCACGGGCAGTTCGCGCCCGCTCAGCCGCCAGCGCGGGGCCATGGCGGCCATGAGGTGGGTGGTCAGGCGCGCGCCTGCGTCCAGATCCCACAATGCCGGGGCCAGCAGGATCGTGCCCGCCACCGGCGGCGCGT
This is a stretch of genomic DNA from Komagataeibacter xylinus. It encodes these proteins:
- a CDS encoding DUF3500 domain-containing protein, with translation MKHGLWILGCLFLATLPAFAHGAPSPSSALATAGDAPTSQTRAAVIAARSFLARFNVHDRAAIQFPFVAQKSGTLARFRRSAPDQPALPVTDAQATAPMERGPGMGPPGGFVGERYGTAVWSNYPVSDVPRPGLQMGRLTPAQHTAALHLLQALLSAQGYQKVRDIMGSDQALADSGTPFASGEAVYTLAIFGEPSATAPWMVQFGGHHLGLNIVIDGPHGVMTPTLTGAQPALYQRDGKTVRVLAGENDKAFALLDLLDTAQRGQAILPYAVKDLVQGPGHDGETLVPEGIRGDALTAAQKQALIDIITEWAGIINDAYAAPRMEEIRAGLDQTWFAWSGPTTHAPGRNGSSYYRIQGPRLLIEFSPQGVGDDPTLHVHTVYRDPTDRYGSRFTLP
- a CDS encoding MFS transporter, which gives rise to MNTVAPAQAAGGPVIHAAPPRPSYIPPFGLRTVIGCLGMLLAVHVAGFNEHVTEIGLSDIRGAMHIGHDEGTWVIAIYEAFNIAAMAFTPWFYMTFSIYRFSIFMTAALALFSIPAPFMPDVTSLCILRAFQGLAGGCLPPVLMTVMLKYLPPQIRVFGIGGYAMSATFGPNLGLPLEAFWFEHVGWHWLYWEIIPTAALAIAMMAYGLPRDPMHFERFEKFNWLGILVGLPAICALVIVLYQGDRLDWFRSPVITDLAFWGGAAFIVFVINEAYHPSPYFRIQYWRSRNIQASLLSLVGILAICSIMGNIPATYLEAVRGYRPIQAAPVSLVVALPQLIMLPLIAAICNRRKVDCRFVLAGGMLCLAAAAWLGTWLTVDWVRDNFYLIQILQVFGQPMTVIPTLMLATMAMGPADGPFISGMVNMLKGLANAVAFALFGALTRRREQYHSTMLLDHHGTHQLALQGMGDPINGQLAATSPDSAHVARNTLQVFHTYVHEQALVLALNDIYYILIWVCLGYAVMNLILPHRVYPPQAPSPDTPAR
- a CDS encoding HlyD family secretion protein; amino-acid sequence: MIYKKPLLYAGCAAAVLALVAWGGTRLVNGDGINQYTNDAYVTADFPTVAPKVSGRIDRVIAQDNEQVHAGEELAHIEDDDYRAALEVARGNRQAAQGDVANLEAEIARQDSVIAQAHAAVLADQADLMFARQNATRYRNLSSGGAGTIEQKQHSEAQEKEAEAAIARDQAGVDAATRQVAVLQGQLERARGVLVRTQGDEKQAELNLSYCTIPAPMDGVVGERGVRVGNYVHPGTGILAVVPVHAAYVLANFQETQLTKVQTGQRATIWVDTFPGHPLKAHVDSLAPATGVAFAPIQPDNATGNFTKVVQRIPVKLTFDPDQPLADKVRVGMSVEANIDTSSAPEGPHANDARYVWQ
- a CDS encoding efflux transporter outer membrane subunit; translation: MKRILLAGFSVVVLAGCTVGPNYHKPQVKAPAQWRTTQPPAESQVTMATTDPHWWTLFNDPILTRLENEVASANLDLKAASLRLMQSVAERRIASAAQLPHAEANASYGRERASTNGVLGLLGTMEREGTGSVASGTQGFGPTALPGSVGNPSFNLPQYGMNASWEVDLWGHVRRQVEAATAAMHATEEMRRDTLVSLMAETAQDYIDLRATQVQLGILEHNIAVAENSVRLTTLRFEQGAATRLDVAEATGQLHTFTSRLAPLRAQVTHRLNALSFLVAREPGALDAELGPPGIIPVVPSTIPVGLPSQLAERRPDIRMAADRLHAATASIGVAIADFFPRVTLSGSLDVQALQFSGLGSWASRQYGFGPTATLPIFEGGRLTGQLHLRRAQQKEAATMFQRTVLKAWQEIDDAMADFTAAQRRRDELTEAVHENEIAVDTAKAQYVQGSSDFLNVLTLQNALLSSQSAEADATAHVALSVTNLYRAVGGGWESLYPEKQKKTRKHA
- a CDS encoding 23S rRNA (adenine(2030)-N(6))-methyltransferase RlmJ produces the protein MNYRHSYHAGNFADVMKHALLVALIKALCRKPSAFSVLDTHAGIGLYDLSGPQAQATGEWREGIGRLLEAPLSVAQQASLGPWLDIVHDVMRAHEGQLFYPGSPEIIARLLRPDDTLTCCEHHPEDQHDLRRLFRHNAQVAVHGRDGYGAITALLPPRQAKRGLVLMDPPFEERDEFARLARAIMTARRRFPAGIVAAWYPIKHRAPVRAFMNGLKDAGQRKLLAVELTLRPPLDPTRLNGSGLLIANPPFRFEDEAQAILAALCPYLGDGQAEGSVEWIVGE